Proteins encoded in a region of the Haloarcula sp. CBA1129 genome:
- a CDS encoding ATP-binding protein, whose translation MAEYLRVTPTSERLDPESIPRVLDSLHKLTTPGSSGLGAKLNPLHSETPLRFEFLAISDGPDDPVEFFYGADAHLDTVEKRLRSIYPATFDIERVDVDVAARLIQPVEFTPQEFVDHYQAGRLQYEFDPTEQYDIVNEESMDSEAAEADPVVDGGTAATSVPDHHVTVGDSALELAPPDALPDDNEERRAIEKPTMTPGGTILARPAQNAVSPLGVRWCGAASRKQDWMTLLTPFTTEETSGDLSSVDESGAALASLIDHLMEARAPTAFQVVFQRRASWQSDAEVRKEDLVDGRDTFFQEVVGSLLEVEEQRSDQDDRQLSEAVEKRIEYIDAKNAKRSFTVNIRAVGVPTDDTRDDLDGRMDSLLPVFDPLDGPFYEVEGQRLRDSGFREKTKGKKARAALQRLLNRELTTGRGKTRPELVLCGTELANFVLVPSSEQLTVEGTRGTRAEQQSRNPLPWPNPDLIQQFQDGMAIGYALDENGEPRPDPIRIPPDLLPTHYGRFASTGGGKSKAIINDALSLRETTGGPVVLVDPKGDGMCENYLRCHYERFSGLDDVYHFRVPESIPAFSFFDIRPALEAGRNREDAIQDKVDHFHDILRMIMGREQYGQAFVANEILSYLIKALFDEEYGSDVFGLDDLFAAALRMQRDQTIPLVSADNQNIEESLTRHFAKDNHQFQVSMDAVGNRLDKLKEDAHLRRIFSHVPEQNDADEYVDNRFDFREFLDEDATIIFDLGDLRPEAQRAITLLLLSNLWDAVQVRRRDGQTDYEKLTNLIIEEAAPVASTKLVSEQLLPQGRSFGLSMGLVMQFPEQVRNRNERAYDEVLNNIKTKLIGNISIERDLAESLAHEDLSPTELRNRINTLPSGEWIAQLPSPSFGETGPPPFSLKPLPIAAGHPESDQPLTEPQEDHFESVSRPRMVERTQAQYGLTEPTESSTAPEETGWGSSGAETTGSATDGDSGTDPTQSAFISKSTTEDASTSTTPTETDSDPDADEAAMSPLFGQATEADEESAGDQTAEPKNGATPVQESSVPVPDDELRQRGLSRDDVRFLNRVLDVMNREDDEYTLLDRMSQLRDEYDDLHMERLTEQDLLEADSAAGRKYYTVLPDGRDLLGRELKAGPGAGDLGEKTPHKVGVRLLELWVHQQDDVVRVEPYYESDDGTVLDVAGFDEDGELVWAGEAELASNNRHAPVEDYDKLSAVDADAIWAFNNRETALDVLDSLADADRIGERVSGRAARSFATIRDAVDDFDAAGLTTVRGFKNLDQELNQ comes from the coding sequence ATGGCTGAGTACCTGCGCGTCACGCCGACATCAGAGCGACTTGACCCGGAGAGCATTCCCCGAGTCCTCGACAGCCTCCACAAACTGACCACGCCCGGCTCGTCGGGCCTCGGGGCGAAGCTGAACCCACTCCACAGTGAGACACCACTCCGATTCGAGTTCCTCGCGATCAGTGATGGCCCCGACGACCCGGTGGAGTTCTTCTACGGGGCCGACGCCCACCTCGATACGGTTGAGAAACGCCTCCGCTCCATCTATCCAGCCACGTTCGACATCGAGCGCGTCGACGTCGACGTCGCTGCCCGGCTCATTCAGCCAGTCGAGTTCACACCGCAGGAATTCGTCGACCACTACCAGGCCGGGCGGCTGCAGTACGAGTTTGACCCGACAGAACAGTACGATATCGTCAACGAGGAATCAATGGACTCCGAGGCAGCCGAAGCAGACCCCGTTGTCGACGGCGGTACGGCAGCCACGAGCGTCCCCGATCATCACGTGACTGTCGGGGACTCGGCCCTGGAACTAGCGCCGCCCGATGCACTTCCAGACGACAACGAAGAGCGACGGGCCATCGAGAAGCCGACGATGACACCGGGGGGAACGATTCTGGCTCGCCCGGCACAAAACGCTGTCTCGCCGCTCGGTGTCCGGTGGTGTGGCGCCGCGTCGCGGAAGCAGGACTGGATGACCTTGCTGACGCCGTTCACGACAGAGGAAACGAGCGGCGATCTCTCGTCCGTCGACGAATCCGGCGCGGCGCTGGCGTCGCTGATCGACCATCTGATGGAGGCGAGGGCGCCGACCGCCTTCCAGGTGGTTTTCCAACGGCGTGCCAGCTGGCAGTCCGACGCGGAGGTACGGAAAGAGGACCTCGTCGACGGCCGCGACACGTTCTTCCAGGAGGTCGTCGGGTCGTTGCTCGAGGTCGAGGAGCAACGGAGCGACCAGGACGACCGGCAGCTCAGCGAGGCCGTCGAGAAGCGGATCGAGTACATCGATGCGAAGAACGCCAAACGGTCGTTCACGGTCAACATCCGGGCCGTCGGCGTCCCCACCGACGATACCCGCGACGACCTCGATGGCCGGATGGACTCGCTCCTCCCCGTGTTCGACCCGCTTGATGGACCGTTCTACGAGGTCGAGGGGCAACGCCTCCGGGACAGCGGCTTCCGTGAGAAAACGAAGGGGAAGAAGGCACGGGCCGCTCTCCAGCGCCTCCTCAATCGCGAGTTGACGACGGGCCGGGGGAAGACCCGCCCCGAGCTGGTCCTCTGTGGGACGGAGCTCGCGAACTTCGTCCTCGTCCCCTCCTCCGAACAGTTGACCGTCGAAGGAACGCGGGGTACGAGGGCCGAACAGCAGAGTCGGAACCCGCTCCCGTGGCCCAATCCGGATCTGATCCAGCAGTTCCAGGACGGGATGGCCATCGGCTACGCGCTCGACGAGAATGGTGAGCCACGGCCGGACCCCATTCGGATCCCGCCGGACCTGTTGCCGACGCATTACGGGCGGTTCGCGTCGACTGGTGGCGGGAAGTCGAAGGCCATCATCAACGACGCGCTCTCGCTCCGCGAGACGACGGGTGGCCCCGTCGTCCTCGTCGACCCGAAGGGGGACGGAATGTGTGAGAACTACCTGCGCTGCCACTACGAGCGGTTCAGTGGCCTCGACGACGTCTACCACTTCCGCGTCCCAGAGTCAATCCCCGCGTTCTCCTTCTTCGACATCCGGCCTGCGCTCGAGGCGGGTCGGAACCGCGAGGACGCGATTCAGGACAAGGTCGACCACTTCCACGACATCCTCCGGATGATTATGGGCCGCGAGCAGTACGGGCAGGCGTTCGTCGCGAACGAGATCCTCAGCTACCTGATTAAGGCGCTGTTCGACGAGGAGTACGGGAGCGACGTGTTCGGCCTGGACGACCTCTTCGCCGCCGCGCTCCGGATGCAGCGCGACCAGACGATTCCCCTGGTCTCGGCGGACAACCAGAACATCGAGGAATCACTGACGCGCCACTTCGCGAAGGACAACCACCAGTTCCAGGTGTCGATGGACGCCGTCGGGAACCGCCTCGACAAGCTCAAAGAGGACGCGCATCTCCGCCGGATCTTCAGCCACGTCCCCGAGCAGAACGACGCCGACGAGTACGTCGACAACCGCTTCGACTTCCGCGAGTTCCTCGATGAAGACGCGACCATCATCTTCGACCTCGGCGACCTTCGGCCGGAGGCACAGCGAGCGATCACACTCCTGCTGTTGAGCAACCTCTGGGACGCCGTTCAGGTGCGCCGTCGCGACGGTCAGACCGACTACGAGAAGCTCACAAACCTCATCATCGAGGAGGCGGCGCCGGTCGCGTCGACAAAGCTCGTCTCCGAGCAGCTACTGCCGCAGGGCCGATCGTTCGGGCTGAGTATGGGACTCGTGATGCAGTTCCCCGAACAGGTGCGGAACCGGAACGAGCGGGCCTACGACGAGGTGCTGAACAACATCAAGACGAAGCTCATCGGCAACATCTCGATCGAGCGCGACCTCGCGGAGTCGCTTGCCCACGAGGACCTCAGCCCGACCGAACTCCGCAACCGGATCAACACGCTTCCGAGCGGCGAGTGGATTGCGCAGCTCCCGAGCCCGTCCTTCGGGGAGACTGGTCCGCCGCCGTTTTCGTTGAAGCCGCTTCCGATTGCAGCGGGGCATCCAGAAAGCGACCAGCCGCTCACAGAACCCCAGGAAGACCATTTCGAGTCCGTGTCCCGGCCACGGATGGTCGAGCGGACACAGGCCCAGTACGGGCTAACAGAGCCGACTGAGTCGAGCACTGCTCCGGAAGAGACTGGCTGGGGGAGTTCGGGGGCCGAGACGACGGGCTCGGCTACCGACGGCGACTCAGGAACGGACCCGACGCAATCCGCGTTCATCAGCAAATCGACGACCGAAGATGCGTCGACGTCGACCACGCCGACCGAGACGGACAGCGACCCAGATGCAGACGAGGCAGCGATGAGCCCCCTGTTCGGGCAGGCCACCGAGGCGGACGAGGAATCAGCTGGTGACCAAACAGCGGAGCCGAAGAACGGGGCAACGCCCGTCCAGGAAAGCAGCGTACCCGTTCCCGATGACGAACTCCGCCAACGCGGGCTCAGCCGTGACGACGTCCGGTTCCTGAATCGGGTTCTCGACGTGATGAACAGAGAGGACGACGAGTACACGCTACTGGACAGGATGAGCCAGCTTCGGGACGAATACGACGACCTCCATATGGAGCGGCTCACAGAGCAGGATCTCCTGGAAGCGGACTCCGCTGCCGGGCGCAAGTACTACACCGTCCTCCCGGACGGTCGAGACCTCCTGGGGAGAGAATTGAAGGCGGGACCAGGAGCGGGCGATCTCGGCGAGAAAACGCCACACAAGGTTGGCGTCCGACTCCTCGAACTGTGGGTCCACCAGCAGGACGACGTCGTTCGTGTGGAGCCGTACTACGAAAGCGACGACGGCACGGTACTGGACGTGGCCGGCTTCGACGAGGACGGCGAGCTTGTCTGGGCCGGAGAAGCAGAGCTCGCGAGTAACAACCGGCACGCCCCGGTCGAGGATTACGACAAACTCAGCGCGGTGGACGCCGACGCAATCTGGGCCTTCAACAATCGCGAGACGGCGCTCGACGTCCTGGATAGCCTTGCCGACGCCGATCGGATAGGCGAGCGGGTCAGCGGGCGGGCGGCACGGTCGTTCGCGACCATCAGAGACGCCGTCGACGACTTCGATGCTGCGGGCCTGACCACCGTTCGGGGCTTCAAAAATCTCGACCAAGAACTCAACCAATGA
- a CDS encoding DUF2254 family protein codes for MGKPLRWPVPAIFAVLAGVSIVAAELSHYDLSSNGQQVFATLASIQAAIFAIVFSVVVLGIQLSTSRYSTRLANLFRSDGGYKKTVGIFVASIGIDVIGLLAFTHVSPFTLRLLTSLALGLAIVSFTVLYFFVDRTLEQTTPEGIIKRVKQELTPQQIISDAEAADDDPSETDPVPHKAC; via the coding sequence ATGGGTAAACCACTGCGTTGGCCGGTTCCAGCGATCTTCGCTGTCCTAGCAGGAGTCTCTATCGTAGCAGCGGAACTGTCTCACTACGACCTTTCATCGAACGGGCAACAAGTCTTTGCCACGTTAGCGTCAATCCAAGCAGCCATATTTGCCATCGTTTTCTCAGTTGTCGTCCTGGGTATCCAGCTCTCCACCTCTAGGTACTCCACTCGATTAGCTAACCTGTTCAGATCTGACGGAGGATACAAGAAGACTGTCGGTATCTTCGTTGCCTCAATCGGTATCGACGTAATCGGTCTTCTCGCATTCACTCACGTCTCTCCATTCACTCTGAGACTTCTAACCAGCCTGGCGCTCGGTCTCGCAATTGTATCCTTCACTGTCCTGTACTTCTTCGTCGACCGGACCTTAGAACAGACCACGCCCGAGGGCATCATCAAGCGGGTAAAGCAAGAGCTCACACCACAGCAGATTATCTCAGATGCAGAAGCAGCTGATGATGATCCATCCGAAACAGACCCAGTACCTCACAAAGCCTGTTAG
- a CDS encoding ISH3 family transposase has protein sequence MTKQQQQADGEIHEDQLLNFLVNALTGAFGVSLAENADIDPEDIYEVLVGATADGTSISTLCDRSKDSPSSTDILYHLRTKFDLETVKTVGNTLLQEYTLDVLPEQVEIVVDLHLRPYYGDEDETDGLYYSEAKDGTTAFHAYATLYARVRNKRYTLAVRRLTDGDTASSVLAEFLGLVDNFDFEVKALYVDSEFYDGKCLTLMQAHNCAYVVPVIAWGTEIQQELSEGWSRESEHDLTTEFDGHEWTVEFPVMIDCTYRMGRYDDHGVARHGYAVDAPFIDTPRQARRHYSKRFGIEATYRLSESSLISTTVTDQARRLLFVVISLLVQNVWRYLHWEYVATPRRGGRRLWWWPFEEFIRMVTRAAWNALSVRRSIPANRPPDDRFER, from the coding sequence GTGACCAAACAACAGCAGCAAGCAGACGGTGAAATCCACGAGGACCAGCTCCTTAACTTTCTCGTCAACGCGCTCACTGGCGCATTTGGTGTGAGTCTCGCTGAGAACGCCGATATCGATCCCGAAGATATCTACGAGGTCCTCGTCGGCGCGACCGCCGACGGGACCTCGATCTCCACGCTCTGTGACCGGAGTAAAGACAGCCCATCCAGTACAGACATCCTCTATCACCTCCGAACGAAATTCGACCTTGAGACGGTCAAAACCGTTGGCAACACGCTTCTCCAAGAGTACACCCTCGATGTACTCCCCGAGCAGGTGGAGATCGTCGTTGATCTCCACCTGCGGCCCTACTACGGTGACGAAGACGAAACAGACGGTCTCTACTACAGCGAAGCGAAGGACGGAACAACCGCGTTTCACGCGTACGCAACACTCTACGCCCGGGTCCGAAACAAACGCTACACGCTGGCGGTGCGCCGTCTCACCGACGGCGACACCGCCAGCAGTGTCCTCGCGGAGTTTCTTGGGCTCGTCGATAACTTCGACTTCGAAGTCAAAGCGCTGTACGTCGATAGTGAATTCTACGATGGGAAGTGCCTCACGCTGATGCAGGCGCACAACTGCGCCTACGTGGTTCCGGTCATCGCATGGGGAACCGAGATCCAGCAGGAACTCTCGGAGGGATGGAGTCGTGAGAGCGAACACGACCTCACGACGGAATTCGACGGTCACGAGTGGACCGTCGAATTCCCTGTCATGATCGACTGTACCTACAGAATGGGGCGCTACGACGACCATGGGGTGGCGCGTCACGGCTACGCCGTCGACGCGCCGTTCATCGACACACCGCGACAAGCTCGTCGCCATTACAGCAAGCGGTTCGGGATCGAAGCGACGTACCGCCTGTCAGAGTCATCGCTGATTTCCACGACAGTGACCGATCAGGCTCGGCGGTTGCTGTTCGTAGTGATTAGCCTGCTCGTCCAGAACGTCTGGCGGTACCTCCACTGGGAATACGTGGCGACGCCCCGCCGGGGCGGGCGTCGCCTCTGGTGGTGGCCCTTCGAAGAATTCATTCGCATGGTCACCCGCGCAGCGTGGAACGCGCTCTCAGTTCGGCGGTCGATTCCAGCGAACCGCCCTCCTGACGATCGGTTCGAGCGGTAA
- a CDS encoding DNA primase: MTWRQATREEIYAYYAEEFPRYLDDLPEFITATGPKQYAIAFRESHPVRKDEVPAKDFIRRDTWQTDPSGDRTTSDFNDFEDVVDFIQHPARNDPLGRSKFALADPEVLEQPDPRPDAVYYALDHWERPWVLLVDIDAKEIARGRADEMVSAAVDDQDDDALLDTAGILDAAPEGYPYAFEDIDRAIEYGFELRDIFEDDFDAEETMVVYSGQGVHVYLLDTDPAHRYDEQSREVLNDLLLETYDIPIDPVVTADRRRVARLPYSLHADVCSIVQPIESPAFDVRSATPEVIDE, from the coding sequence ATGACCTGGCGACAGGCGACCCGCGAGGAGATTTACGCCTACTACGCCGAGGAGTTCCCCCGCTATCTGGACGACCTGCCGGAATTCATCACGGCGACCGGTCCGAAACAGTACGCCATCGCCTTCCGAGAGTCCCACCCGGTTCGCAAAGACGAGGTGCCGGCCAAGGACTTCATCCGGCGGGATACGTGGCAGACAGATCCGTCGGGGGACCGAACGACATCCGATTTCAACGACTTCGAGGACGTCGTCGACTTCATTCAACACCCCGCTCGCAACGACCCGCTGGGGCGGAGCAAGTTCGCGCTTGCTGATCCGGAGGTGCTGGAACAACCGGACCCACGTCCCGACGCCGTCTACTACGCGCTGGATCACTGGGAACGACCCTGGGTCCTCCTCGTCGACATCGACGCGAAAGAGATTGCTCGAGGCCGAGCTGACGAGATGGTGTCGGCGGCCGTCGATGATCAGGACGACGATGCGCTCCTCGACACTGCGGGTATCCTCGACGCCGCTCCCGAGGGGTATCCGTACGCCTTCGAAGACATCGACCGCGCCATCGAGTACGGGTTCGAGCTGAGGGATATCTTCGAGGACGATTTCGACGCCGAGGAGACGATGGTCGTGTACAGCGGGCAGGGGGTCCACGTCTACCTGCTGGATACCGACCCGGCGCACCGATACGACGAGCAGAGTCGCGAAGTGTTGAACGACCTCCTCCTCGAGACGTACGACATCCCCATCGACCCCGTCGTGACGGCCGACCGCCGGCGGGTCGCCCGCCTGCCCTACTCACTCCACGCCGACGTCTGTAGCATCGTTCAACCCATCGAGAGCCCGGCATTCGACGTTCGGTCGGCGACACCCGAGGTGATCGACGAATGA
- a CDS encoding primase-associated protein codes for MSPSTPTDDEDMAYRVAALPLEYGETRINQLFTRGYNRYVVDGEDQPEDLVNDVERFGTAAFKEQVRADAADEPFVDEPGTLAVLATLSAICVKEHPKFEHASPRNIQVLYDIRELYVNNLASLIQAHGDGSLQQDIADVLYSKEPGEDGPHPGRVCTGITEMPEFGEGLYLEIPMAAASRKCLVRAEDEASTGSEDSGEILTRVKDNKLYVPVGDFDSKYRNYAERAFKKLLRVQEDGLSDDQLTWLTTNESAITERIDRFLETGHHERIWRNWDRGERTIRVLRRALSDAPDDVAQKGEFHTAKELYRAVTAYDSEDEWESSVTDWISSPSSLAKTLADHESHSAVTIDRDGRVNTYRIGRAGTGAEQIEVREIEDLFELPCMANMEERLHEKKPVRKDLYNFARMVMWLPQYQDSSLDEIVTDLKDVFSRWPWYDEQETEYQVRYEFSNTIDGDTPLPMNCDNDDLQRYCIGQDQCPYSIWGSLPFPDEMYEQVEEESAGPTKQF; via the coding sequence ATGAGCCCGAGTACGCCTACCGACGACGAGGACATGGCGTATCGAGTTGCGGCACTCCCGCTGGAGTACGGCGAGACCCGCATCAACCAGCTGTTTACACGTGGCTACAACCGATACGTCGTCGACGGCGAGGACCAACCCGAGGACCTCGTGAACGACGTCGAACGGTTCGGGACGGCGGCGTTCAAAGAGCAGGTTCGTGCCGACGCCGCTGATGAGCCGTTCGTCGACGAGCCGGGGACGCTCGCTGTGCTCGCGACGCTGAGTGCGATCTGTGTGAAAGAGCACCCGAAGTTCGAGCACGCGTCGCCCCGGAACATCCAGGTACTCTACGACATCCGAGAGCTGTACGTCAACAATCTCGCCTCCCTCATTCAGGCCCACGGCGATGGGTCGCTCCAACAGGACATCGCCGACGTGCTGTACAGCAAGGAGCCCGGTGAGGATGGCCCGCATCCGGGTCGAGTCTGTACGGGTATCACGGAGATGCCGGAGTTCGGGGAGGGCCTGTACCTCGAAATCCCGATGGCGGCGGCGTCACGCAAATGTCTCGTTCGAGCGGAGGACGAGGCGTCGACGGGGAGTGAGGATAGTGGGGAGATACTGACGCGAGTGAAAGACAACAAGCTGTACGTCCCGGTCGGTGATTTCGACAGCAAGTATCGGAACTACGCTGAGCGGGCGTTCAAGAAGCTCCTGCGGGTGCAAGAAGACGGGCTCTCCGACGACCAGCTGACGTGGCTGACCACGAACGAGTCGGCGATCACGGAGCGGATCGACCGCTTCCTCGAGACCGGCCACCACGAGCGCATCTGGCGGAACTGGGACCGTGGGGAACGGACGATCCGCGTCCTCCGACGAGCCCTGAGTGACGCGCCCGATGACGTGGCGCAAAAGGGTGAGTTCCACACGGCGAAGGAGCTCTATCGAGCGGTTACGGCGTACGACTCCGAGGACGAGTGGGAATCCTCTGTAACGGACTGGATCTCGAGTCCGAGCAGTCTCGCGAAGACGCTGGCCGACCACGAGTCACACTCGGCCGTCACGATCGATCGCGACGGGCGCGTCAATACGTACCGAATCGGGCGAGCCGGAACCGGCGCCGAACAGATCGAGGTCCGGGAGATCGAGGACCTCTTCGAACTTCCCTGTATGGCGAATATGGAGGAGCGGCTACACGAGAAGAAGCCCGTCCGGAAGGACCTCTACAACTTCGCGCGGATGGTGATGTGGCTGCCGCAGTATCAGGACAGCAGCCTCGACGAAATCGTCACGGATCTCAAGGACGTCTTCTCTCGGTGGCCGTGGTACGACGAGCAGGAAACCGAGTACCAGGTCCGTTACGAGTTCTCGAACACGATCGACGGCGACACCCCGTTGCCGATGAACTGCGATAACGACGATCTACAGCGCTACTGTATCGGCCAGGACCAATGTCCCTACTCGATCTGGGGCAGCCTCCCGTTCCCGGACGAGATGTACGAGCAGGTCGAGGAGGAATCAGCTGGCCCCACTAAGCAATTCTGA
- a CDS encoding VirB4 family type IV secretion system protein gives MTTMRNLVLQTGSGAVGQLTEWLTNPTSAEGAALYILLVVLVGIGGKLFWDWYTEDDEEEVEFSDLLDEETIEQGAAERQLLDDIAESHKTVTAPAAIEWETRAARVGEQWTTTLYIADYPDYPNDGYLSELFEMTDVQFDLTAHITPKNQERARNELQDIADDLQVDADLEQSVRSAYLQERANEAAATYRAVENGASVFDQGMFITVRADEKEELRDAVQKVKSALRDDPANLTPKTAICRQDLALQSAAPIGDNEFGRTSIALGGAVGALLSSPHNATILEKGGVEFGIHKDNQSPVVIDPFARDNGYAMFTVGDTGSGKSFSSKQNFIRSIEQSKDRIGIILEPLNNWAGVSEALDAKRITVGGTLGLNPLEIRETPEHVQRAMGEDASPFNEKLDDAMSFLTNFFALRGISLGDRRTTLELGLKRAYKRNGITDDISTHGNPSPTIQDMMDVFEEMVNDPEEFVVRSDEEAGKIKEDATWLLDQLRPFEDDGRHANLGQESDFDIRDEKVIYLDLAQQEGSVDSSTALTMQLLISLVYERAKVSEKEVVFYIDEARYIMQDAASLAFLETVFRHHRHHDLSIRLVTQTVDEFFEHAESEAILDQCAVKQFHRLDGMDEEWADEFGLNYAQMRFVQDAVPGNEDAGFSEALVGVDGEWRGIQVKAMPKEKQVIDFDPTSQVRSSLPGAGDDAVDTEMQEFQEELEHQATNGTNETSELNEESDAVEAEPDGGSTEETNDG, from the coding sequence ATGACTACGATGCGTAACCTCGTCCTCCAGACGGGCAGCGGAGCCGTCGGCCAGCTCACAGAGTGGCTCACGAATCCGACCTCAGCTGAAGGTGCGGCCCTCTACATCCTGCTCGTGGTACTGGTCGGCATCGGCGGGAAACTCTTCTGGGACTGGTACACCGAAGACGACGAGGAAGAGGTCGAGTTCTCGGATCTGCTCGACGAGGAGACCATCGAACAGGGCGCGGCCGAACGCCAGCTCCTCGACGACATCGCCGAGTCACACAAGACGGTGACGGCGCCGGCGGCGATCGAGTGGGAGACGCGCGCAGCACGGGTCGGCGAGCAGTGGACGACGACGCTATACATCGCTGACTATCCGGACTACCCCAACGACGGCTACCTCTCCGAGCTCTTCGAGATGACGGACGTGCAGTTCGACCTGACGGCCCACATCACGCCGAAGAACCAAGAGCGGGCGCGGAACGAACTGCAGGATATCGCTGACGACCTTCAGGTGGACGCTGACCTCGAACAGAGCGTGCGGAGTGCCTACCTACAGGAACGGGCCAACGAGGCTGCAGCGACGTACAGGGCTGTCGAGAACGGTGCGAGCGTCTTCGATCAAGGGATGTTCATCACCGTTCGGGCCGACGAGAAGGAGGAACTCCGCGACGCCGTCCAGAAAGTCAAAAGTGCGCTCCGTGACGACCCGGCGAACCTCACGCCGAAGACGGCGATCTGTCGGCAGGATCTCGCCCTCCAGTCCGCCGCGCCCATCGGCGACAACGAATTCGGCCGGACATCGATTGCGCTCGGCGGCGCCGTCGGCGCCTTGCTGTCCTCGCCGCACAACGCGACGATCCTCGAGAAAGGCGGGGTCGAGTTCGGGATTCACAAGGACAACCAGAGCCCGGTCGTCATCGACCCGTTCGCACGGGATAACGGCTACGCGATGTTCACCGTCGGCGACACGGGGTCGGGGAAGTCGTTCAGTTCCAAGCAGAACTTCATCCGGTCCATCGAGCAGAGCAAGGACCGAATCGGCATCATCCTCGAACCGCTGAACAACTGGGCCGGCGTCTCGGAAGCGCTCGACGCCAAACGGATCACCGTCGGTGGGACGCTCGGCCTCAACCCCTTGGAAATCCGCGAGACGCCGGAGCACGTCCAGCGAGCGATGGGTGAGGACGCCAGTCCGTTCAACGAGAAGCTCGATGACGCGATGAGCTTCCTCACGAACTTCTTCGCGCTCCGCGGCATCTCGCTGGGCGACCGCCGGACGACGCTGGAACTCGGGCTCAAGCGGGCGTACAAGCGAAACGGCATCACCGACGACATCTCCACGCATGGCAACCCGAGCCCGACGATTCAGGATATGATGGACGTCTTCGAGGAGATGGTCAACGACCCTGAGGAATTCGTCGTCCGGTCCGACGAGGAGGCGGGGAAAATCAAGGAGGACGCGACGTGGCTCCTCGACCAGCTTCGCCCCTTCGAGGACGACGGTCGCCACGCCAACCTGGGCCAAGAATCGGACTTCGACATCCGTGACGAGAAGGTCATCTACCTCGACCTCGCCCAGCAGGAGGGCAGCGTCGACAGCAGCACGGCGCTGACGATGCAGTTGCTTATCTCACTGGTGTACGAGCGGGCGAAAGTCTCGGAGAAGGAGGTCGTGTTCTACATCGACGAGGCGCGGTACATCATGCAGGACGCCGCAAGCCTGGCGTTTCTTGAGACGGTGTTCCGCCACCACCGGCACCACGACCTCTCGATCCGGCTGGTCACGCAGACCGTTGACGAGTTCTTCGAGCACGCCGAAAGCGAGGCGATTCTGGATCAGTGTGCGGTCAAGCAGTTCCACCGCCTCGACGGGATGGACGAGGAGTGGGCCGACGAGTTCGGGTTGAACTACGCGCAGATGCGGTTCGTCCAGGACGCCGTGCCGGGCAACGAGGACGCCGGCTTCTCCGAGGCGCTGGTGGGCGTCGACGGCGAGTGGCGCGGCATTCAGGTCAAAGCGATGCCCAAGGAGAAGCAGGTCATCGACTTCGATCCGACCTCCCAAGTTCGGTCCTCGCTGCCCGGCGCCGGCGACGACGCCGTCGATACCGAGATGCAGGAGTTCCAGGAAGAGCTCGAACACCAAGCAACGAACGGAACGAACGAAACGAGCGAACTGAACGAGGAATCAGACGCCGTCGAAGCTGAGCCAGACGGCGGGTCAACGGAGGAGACCAACGATGGCTGA
- a CDS encoding helix-turn-helix domain-containing protein: MSKKLSPAVSLTREQKEQRRLAAAQELLVTDKSQSQIAEDHGVTPSAVSKWKTTLEKEGIEGLKSTTDEGNQGPDSQLDDQDREQLVELLEEGAQAHGWETDLWTSKRVATLIEQEFDINYTPRHCSRILRELQYLTKRLRPTASDE, translated from the coding sequence ATGAGCAAGAAGCTCTCGCCAGCAGTCTCGCTCACGCGCGAACAGAAAGAGCAGCGGCGGTTGGCCGCTGCTCAGGAGCTTCTGGTGACCGATAAGAGCCAGAGCCAGATCGCTGAGGATCACGGCGTGACGCCGTCGGCCGTTTCCAAGTGGAAAACTACGCTGGAAAAAGAAGGAATAGAGGGGCTCAAAAGCACGACCGATGAAGGGAACCAGGGACCAGATTCTCAACTCGATGACCAAGATCGAGAGCAACTCGTCGAGTTGCTCGAAGAGGGGGCACAAGCTCACGGCTGGGAAACCGATCTCTGGACCTCCAAGCGTGTTGCAACGCTGATTGAGCAGGAGTTTGACATCAATTACACGCCACGCCATTGCTCGCGGATTCTCCGCGAGCTTCAGTACCTCACAAAGCGTCTTCGGCCAACTGCCTCTGACGAGTGA